One part of the Homo sapiens chromosome 17 genomic scaffold, GRCh38.p14 alternate locus group ALT_REF_LOCI_2 HSCHR17_10_CTG4 genome encodes these proteins:
- the CCL4L1 gene encoding C-C motif chemokine 4-like precursor yields the protein MKLCVTVLSLLVLVAAFCSLALSAPMGSDPPTACCFSYTARKLPRNFVVDYYETSSLCSQPAVVFQTKRGKQVCADPSESWVQEYVYDLELN from the exons ATGAAGCTCTGCGTGACTGTCCTGTCTCTCCTCGTGCTAGTAGCTGCCTTCTGCTCTCTAGCACTCTCAGCACCAA TGGGCTCAGACCCTCCCACCGCCTGCTGCTTTTCTTACACCGCGAGGAAGCTTCCTCGCAACTTTGTGGTAGATTACTATGAGACCAGCAGCCTCTGCTCCCAGCCAGCTGTGGT ATTCCAAACCAAAAGAGGCAAGCAAGTCTGCGCTGACCCCAGTGAGTCCTGGGTCCAGGAGTACGTGTATGACCTGGAACTGAACTGA